The Lagopus muta isolate bLagMut1 chromosome 8, bLagMut1 primary, whole genome shotgun sequence genome contains a region encoding:
- the RPRM gene encoding protein reprimo, producing MNGSAGGGTAAAGLVAGAGSAALELERALRCCTAASAVTDGGGGGGAAAAAAAAADERSLYIMRVVQIAVMCVLALTVVFGIFFLGCNLLIKSEGMINFLVKDRRPSKEVEAVVVGPY from the coding sequence ATGAACGGCTCTGCGGGCGGCGgcacggcggcggcggggctggTGGCGGGCGCCGGGAGCGCGGCGCTGGAGCTGGAGCGGGCGCTGCGCTGCTGCACGGCCGCCTCCGCGGTGAccgacggcggcggcggcggaggagcggcggcggcggcagcggcggcggcggacgAGCGGAGCCTCTACATCATGCGGGTGGTGCAGATCGCCGTCATGTGCGTCCTGGCTCTCACCGTCGTTTTCGGCATCTTCTTCCTCGGCTGCAACCTGCTCATCAAGTCCGAGGGCATGATCAACTTTCTGGTGAAGGACCGGCGGCCGTCCAAGGAGGTGGAGGCGGTGGTAGTGGGACCGTACTGA